From Ferviditalea candida, the proteins below share one genomic window:
- a CDS encoding UDP-N-acetylglucosamine 4,6-dehydratase family protein, whose protein sequence is MFQNKRILITGGTGSIGKELAKQLLSRNPAAIRIFSRDEYKQFEMAQEFGATQKMRFLLGDVRDKDRLSYAAKDIDFIFHLAALKQVPACEYNPFEAIQTNVIGTQNVIKAALEHSATKVLLTSSDKAINPTNTMGASKLIAERLFIAAENYKGSNPTVFTTVRFGNVIGSRGSVIPLFVKQILQDKKIRVTHPDMYRFMMSVSEACQLMLQAMTKAHGGEIFVLKMPVVRLGDLVQAILELVEEKFSIKKREIQIETIGLRRGEKMIEELMSEEETYLATEHDNMFTISRANDRPSKPPPRFNRRAGQAQSKKLPKETIKKIIMEQLHTMDIESYLQGEP, encoded by the coding sequence ATGTTTCAAAACAAAAGAATTCTGATAACCGGAGGCACTGGCAGCATCGGCAAGGAACTCGCCAAACAACTGCTTTCCCGCAATCCCGCCGCCATAAGAATTTTCAGCAGGGACGAGTACAAACAATTTGAAATGGCGCAAGAATTCGGCGCCACCCAAAAAATGAGATTTTTGCTTGGCGATGTCAGGGATAAAGACAGGTTGTCTTATGCCGCCAAAGATATTGATTTCATTTTCCATTTGGCTGCACTCAAGCAGGTTCCGGCCTGCGAATACAATCCGTTTGAAGCGATTCAAACCAATGTCATCGGGACGCAAAATGTGATTAAAGCGGCGCTTGAACATAGCGCAACCAAAGTATTATTGACCAGCAGCGACAAAGCGATTAATCCGACCAATACGATGGGAGCATCGAAATTAATCGCCGAAAGATTATTCATTGCGGCCGAAAATTATAAAGGATCCAATCCGACGGTATTTACGACCGTTCGTTTCGGGAATGTGATCGGTTCACGGGGTTCAGTCATACCTTTGTTCGTAAAACAAATACTCCAAGATAAAAAAATAAGGGTGACTCATCCGGATATGTACCGCTTCATGATGTCCGTCTCCGAAGCTTGTCAATTAATGCTTCAAGCAATGACGAAGGCTCATGGGGGCGAAATATTTGTTTTGAAAATGCCTGTCGTCCGGCTGGGGGACTTGGTTCAAGCGATATTGGAACTGGTAGAGGAAAAATTTTCCATAAAAAAACGGGAGATACAAATCGAAACGATCGGACTTCGCCGCGGCGAAAAAATGATTGAAGAATTGATGTCGGAAGAGGAAACGTATTTAGCGACGGAACATGATAACATGTTCACGATTTCCCGAGCTAATGATCGCCCAAGCAAGCCGCCGCCCCGTTTCAATCGTCGTGCCGGTCAAGCACAAAGCAAAAAGCTTCCTAAAGAGACGATCAAAAAAATAATCATGGAGCAACTGCATACCATGGATATCGAGAGTTATCTGCAAGGTGAGCCATAA
- the sda gene encoding sporulation histidine kinase inhibitor Sda: protein MNGAPYRIQSLQILSDEHLLDCYQKALSMNTEPAFIELLTKEVEKRKLLTNQRHTKIPAVPNGETLLL from the coding sequence TTGAACGGAGCCCCTTACCGGATTCAGTCGCTGCAAATTTTGTCCGATGAACACTTGCTCGACTGTTACCAAAAAGCCCTGTCCATGAATACGGAACCGGCATTTATCGAGCTTCTCACAAAGGAAGTCGAAAAGAGGAAGCTCCTCACAAACCAACGTCATACGAAAATTCCGGCTGTTCCCAATGGCGAAACCCTGCTATTATGA
- the pseG gene encoding UDP-2,4-diacetamido-2,4,6-trideoxy-beta-L-altropyranose hydrolase, which yields MRVVFRVDASAQLGTGHLMRCLALADELRSKGVEVSFICREPSEHLCDDVERKRDYRLHRLTQAAPQSDAEETKSILSRERRVDWLIVDHYGLDAQWEQQMRPYVRKIMVIDDLANRPHDCDLLLDQNFYIDMHARYENLLPNQCRKLLGPEYALLRREFKAARKDLKERNGKIRRILISFGGSDPTNETLKVLQAIRLLKRNDISIDVIVGIESPNKEQVKKICSQMQHATFHCQVENMAYFMANADLVVGAGGVSMWERCFLGLPSIVVVTAQNQKDAASAAAKSGAIWNLGWHENVDPAMLASTIHRALNSPNDIKRMAERAIRLMENAETSKDSRVVEFLIEKPVLKREHYRLRPITEEDLEKVLTWRNSERIRANMYTDHIISEFEHKEWFQKINNDPAVACMLYEIKGVPAGVIHYTNIDRRNQKCEWGFYLGDPDLPKGTGIIMGYLGVEYAFENMGIRKLYGEAFAFNRASIKFHRKLGFVQEGRLTKHIRKNGQYEDVLLFGLQHEKWLSFKAQLAHCVFHIPNE from the coding sequence ATGAGGGTTGTTTTTCGGGTGGATGCCTCCGCGCAACTGGGAACCGGCCATCTCATGCGCTGCCTTGCGCTGGCCGATGAGCTGCGGTCGAAGGGGGTTGAAGTTTCTTTTATTTGCCGGGAACCTTCCGAACACCTTTGCGACGATGTGGAACGAAAAAGAGACTATCGTTTGCATCGGCTGACTCAAGCCGCGCCGCAGTCGGATGCCGAAGAGACGAAATCTATTTTGTCTAGAGAGCGGCGGGTCGATTGGTTGATTGTCGATCACTATGGCTTGGATGCTCAATGGGAACAACAGATGAGACCCTATGTCAGAAAAATCATGGTTATTGATGATTTGGCAAATCGTCCGCATGACTGTGATCTATTATTGGATCAAAACTTCTATATCGATATGCATGCGCGATATGAAAATCTGTTGCCGAATCAGTGCCGGAAATTGCTGGGTCCGGAGTATGCGCTGCTTCGTCGGGAATTCAAAGCGGCTCGAAAAGATCTAAAAGAGCGAAACGGGAAAATTCGCCGCATTTTGATCAGCTTTGGCGGAAGTGACCCGACAAACGAAACGTTGAAGGTTCTTCAAGCCATTCGACTTTTGAAAAGAAATGATATTTCCATCGATGTCATCGTGGGTATAGAAAGTCCGAATAAGGAGCAGGTAAAAAAAATCTGTTCGCAAATGCAACATGCAACTTTCCACTGCCAAGTAGAAAACATGGCTTATTTCATGGCGAATGCCGATTTGGTTGTCGGTGCGGGAGGCGTTTCAATGTGGGAACGCTGTTTTCTCGGATTGCCGTCCATCGTTGTGGTGACCGCCCAAAATCAAAAAGATGCCGCATCCGCCGCCGCCAAATCCGGAGCGATCTGGAATTTGGGTTGGCACGAAAACGTTGATCCCGCCATGCTGGCTTCAACGATCCATAGAGCGTTAAACAGCCCCAATGATATTAAGAGAATGGCGGAGCGCGCAATCCGTTTAATGGAAAATGCGGAAACAAGCAAAGACTCCCGGGTGGTCGAGTTCCTCATCGAGAAACCTGTGCTGAAACGCGAACATTATCGGCTGAGACCGATCACGGAAGAAGATTTGGAAAAAGTCTTAACATGGCGGAACTCCGAGCGTATTCGCGCAAATATGTATACCGATCATATCATTTCCGAGTTCGAACACAAAGAATGGTTTCAAAAAATTAACAACGATCCTGCAGTTGCCTGCATGCTTTATGAGATCAAAGGGGTACCTGCAGGGGTCATTCATTATACAAATATTGATAGACGAAACCAAAAGTGCGAATGGGGATTTTATTTGGGTGATCCTGATTTGCCGAAAGGAACTGGAATCATCATGGGCTATTTGGGGGTGGAATATGCCTTTGAAAACATGGGAATCCGGAAACTGTACGGCGAAGCGTTCGCATTTAACCGGGCCAGCATCAAATTTCACCGCAAACTCGGATTTGTCCAGGAAGGACGATTGACAAAGCATATCCGCAAAAACGGTCAATACGAAGATGTTCTCCTATTCGGGCTGCAACATGAGAAGTGGTTGAGTTTTAAAGCGCAGCTGGCGCATTGTGTTTTTCATATTCCCAATGAGTAA
- a CDS encoding sensor histidine kinase — translation MRKYSTAVILSLLIGLYAWFIFVAFQYPFLGVDLKLNEHHQWVVNRFDFNSQFEGQLHVGDVVEEVDGKDPNELDYIAKWQTLRYSDYFIISRNGVNYTFHKYGANWTLNDLQFLISAAVNLFIAWLLYAKSKPSFSGRLLSIVFLEGSSAFMSVLASIRGDMWGRIFVSIFVMLLPILFLHFLVVFFKEKGNIVIPFINIKSIKKMYVFIGLLSLFLFVQVMIILPDNILLIRYVVTILSFTFGILLNFFALTYVSIKYRKPKTFLTILTQWVWFSFLVSFFPFTILSLLPQLILNGHWWVSSYYTVWFILFFPLSFAYLILTKRLYDLDVILRRVLYTVLVSLFPSLLIVGINIVIFDHKIEMNRLVLNVLIITIILSILLYSLEYYAIRLQKLFFPRKHYLQTSLKDISQKLRSTTTFRELKDLILTDIVNTLQVFGGAIVIDRGGDIEIISEGMIDEREARRLVHSGSGEFTAYSLIEINRNEEYISYLVMTEKKTNTKLGLEDNQWLNIIISYLAVSLENIYLIRKLTLKLHQLAAEIPNEQGGEAFIWFRKSMFELQEKERFRIATDLHDTTMQDILFVKRRIEPFLQQFVPDSNEYRQTLTVLRHLELINENLRQSCFELHPYLLQRAGLIQTVRKMIELEEGMNDFEVEFVANDAADIEKMDMEAKTQVFRMIQELLNNAKKHARASRVSIQVGINHGWLYVKYEDDGIGFDMHALAKTDKLSSALNSGLGLEQMKSRILHLNGNWKLDSTQGEGVKMHITIPVKEGKTA, via the coding sequence ATGAGAAAATATTCGACAGCGGTCATCCTTTCACTATTGATCGGTTTATACGCATGGTTTATATTCGTCGCATTTCAATACCCCTTTCTGGGTGTCGATTTGAAATTGAATGAGCACCATCAATGGGTGGTCAATCGGTTTGATTTTAATTCCCAATTTGAGGGACAACTGCATGTTGGAGACGTAGTCGAAGAAGTGGACGGGAAAGATCCGAATGAATTGGATTATATTGCAAAATGGCAAACGCTGCGTTACTCGGATTATTTCATCATCTCAAGAAACGGTGTGAATTATACTTTCCACAAGTACGGAGCGAACTGGACATTAAACGATCTGCAATTTCTGATCAGTGCGGCGGTCAACCTGTTCATTGCGTGGCTGTTATATGCCAAGTCCAAGCCCTCGTTTTCGGGCAGGCTGTTATCGATCGTATTCCTGGAGGGCAGCAGCGCGTTCATGAGTGTGCTTGCTTCCATTCGGGGGGATATGTGGGGAAGGATTTTCGTCTCCATTTTCGTCATGCTGCTGCCTATCCTGTTCCTGCATTTTCTTGTTGTTTTTTTTAAGGAAAAAGGCAATATAGTGATTCCTTTCATCAATATAAAATCAATCAAAAAAATGTATGTTTTCATTGGACTGTTATCCCTGTTCCTATTCGTTCAAGTGATGATAATCTTGCCGGACAACATTCTTCTTATTCGATATGTGGTGACGATTTTAAGTTTCACGTTCGGGATTTTGTTGAATTTTTTCGCGTTGACCTATGTATCTATCAAATATCGGAAGCCGAAAACGTTTCTGACCATTTTAACGCAATGGGTATGGTTTTCGTTCCTTGTTTCTTTCTTCCCTTTCACAATTCTGTCTCTTCTGCCTCAATTGATTCTGAATGGACATTGGTGGGTGAGTTCGTACTATACCGTATGGTTTATTCTCTTTTTTCCGCTTTCGTTTGCATATTTGATCCTGACCAAGCGGCTGTACGATCTGGACGTGATCCTCCGGCGCGTGTTGTACACGGTTTTGGTTTCTTTATTCCCTTCGCTCCTCATCGTCGGGATTAATATTGTCATTTTTGACCATAAAATTGAGATGAACCGACTCGTTTTGAATGTTCTCATCATCACGATCATCCTGTCTATCCTTTTATACTCCTTGGAATATTATGCGATCAGGCTGCAGAAGCTCTTTTTTCCGCGAAAGCATTATTTGCAGACCTCATTGAAGGATATTTCGCAGAAGCTGCGGTCGACCACGACCTTCCGCGAATTGAAGGATCTCATTCTGACGGATATCGTGAATACGCTGCAGGTGTTCGGAGGCGCGATTGTGATCGACCGGGGCGGGGACATCGAGATTATCAGCGAAGGGATGATTGACGAAAGGGAAGCTCGAAGGCTGGTGCACAGCGGATCGGGAGAGTTCACCGCTTATTCGCTGATTGAGATCAACCGGAATGAAGAATATATCAGCTATCTGGTGATGACGGAAAAGAAAACCAATACGAAGCTGGGACTCGAGGACAACCAGTGGCTGAACATCATCATATCGTATTTGGCGGTCAGTCTGGAGAACATTTATTTGATCCGCAAGCTGACGCTGAAGCTGCATCAGCTTGCGGCGGAAATTCCGAATGAACAGGGGGGAGAAGCCTTTATCTGGTTCCGGAAATCGATGTTCGAGCTTCAGGAAAAGGAACGCTTCCGGATTGCCACCGATTTGCATGACACCACCATGCAGGATATCCTGTTTGTCAAACGCCGGATTGAACCGTTTCTGCAGCAGTTCGTTCCGGACTCCAATGAATATCGGCAAACCTTAACCGTCCTTCGTCATTTGGAATTGATCAATGAAAATTTGCGGCAGAGCTGCTTCGAGCTGCATCCGTATTTGCTGCAAAGAGCAGGGCTGATCCAGACGGTTCGGAAGATGATTGAATTGGAAGAAGGCATGAATGACTTTGAAGTGGAGTTTGTGGCGAATGATGCGGCGGACATCGAGAAGATGGATATGGAAGCAAAAACGCAAGTTTTCAGAATGATTCAGGAATTGCTCAACAATGCCAAAAAGCATGCCAGAGCATCGCGGGTTTCGATTCAAGTAGGGATCAATCATGGTTGGCTGTATGTCAAATATGAAGATGACGGGATAGGATTCGATATGCACGCTTTGGCAAAAACGGACAAGCTTTCCTCTGCATTAAATTCAGGTCTCGGACTTGAACAGATGAAAAGCCGCATCCTCCATCTGAACGGAAATTGGAAGCTGGATTCCACACAGGGCGAGGGCGTGAAAATGCACATTACGATACCTGTAAAGGAAGGAAAGACGGCATGA
- a CDS encoding S-Ena type endospore appendage has protein sequence MSGHKGCCSTALIPNQIDHPWMAVDASIFPYTADQLAAITGYVLNNGSSTGPVTVNFLRGGTLAPPLPFSLIVKPGEYKSFTVVGVDTIKITPSDSVATGELNINVNFNPR, from the coding sequence ATGTCCGGACACAAGGGGTGTTGCTCGACAGCCCTGATTCCGAATCAAATCGATCATCCGTGGATGGCCGTTGATGCATCCATCTTTCCGTATACAGCGGATCAGCTTGCGGCCATAACCGGATATGTGCTTAACAACGGTTCTTCGACAGGTCCGGTGACAGTCAATTTTCTGAGAGGCGGAACGCTGGCTCCGCCGCTTCCGTTCAGTTTGATCGTGAAGCCGGGTGAATACAAATCCTTTACGGTTGTAGGAGTCGACACAATCAAAATTACCCCATCCGACAGCGTCGCAACGGGCGAACTGAATATCAACGTCAATTTTAATCCGCGTTAG
- a CDS encoding motility associated factor glycosyltransferase family protein — MTELAANPMNRQETFMKNLRLLPVPLKRQMQSIDSDDIWKVVDIVSSTTGYPICKVRKDGVPVHLNSIDPLTQAQRWSERLSLNKIRTLFIYGCGFGYPLLEVFKNLHQDNVIAVFERNIHIFAAMLHYFDLEPMIKTGRFVFFVGDFDDFSESFQKLISTLDLAFFTAPSIVFAPNSRIYKSEYLKIQEQVFERLRLQLFKIGNDHQDSLLGFHNMVENSETVLKNPYFSSLQDQFKNIPAFIIANGPSLDKQLPELKKIAGKGLILCCESAIVPLMKNGVVPDAICVLERNSRDYVFYFEQAEYPRNMALLAFSGADPRIFSSFAGPKIPVFRQEHSSQFVNRLIGDGSGLYGGTSVAHFAYEAAVFMGANPIVLVGQDLAYDTDGTTHSRQSIYSEERLKDIVEKLKSEPVIFVESNDGKQIATNKIWYEFKMIFEQMIAQTSQAAVINTTESGAKIQGTVCMKLADAIEQYCRNRPPFSLDALIRDNKANLDWTARKNKLRDLQAELKKYIAVYRALGKQAAQSMARCERWISLSEQADFSAVRQQLREVYENNFKEIFQFMSPHLHPQYFQTFFLYGCYRMNELGSLKTSFDMIAAIQIQYEVFDHFNSVCRSLASNLQIDCDKIVSMEFALE, encoded by the coding sequence ATGACGGAGCTTGCGGCGAACCCGATGAATCGGCAAGAGACATTTATGAAAAATCTGCGGCTGCTCCCGGTTCCGTTGAAGCGGCAAATGCAATCAATCGATTCGGATGACATATGGAAGGTTGTCGATATCGTATCCTCAACGACAGGCTACCCTATCTGTAAAGTCAGAAAAGACGGGGTTCCTGTGCATTTGAACAGTATCGATCCGTTGACCCAGGCGCAGCGTTGGTCCGAGCGGCTGTCGCTCAACAAGATCAGAACATTGTTTATTTACGGATGCGGTTTCGGTTATCCGTTGTTGGAGGTATTCAAGAATCTTCATCAGGACAACGTCATTGCCGTTTTTGAACGCAATATTCATATTTTTGCCGCGATGCTGCATTATTTTGATTTGGAGCCGATGATAAAGACCGGCAGATTTGTGTTCTTTGTCGGCGATTTCGACGATTTTTCCGAAAGTTTTCAGAAGCTCATTTCCACATTGGATTTGGCTTTTTTTACGGCCCCGTCGATTGTGTTTGCGCCAAACTCGCGGATCTACAAAAGCGAATATTTGAAAATTCAGGAGCAGGTTTTCGAGCGGCTGCGGTTACAGCTGTTTAAAATTGGCAACGACCATCAGGATTCACTGCTGGGCTTTCACAACATGGTGGAGAACAGTGAGACGGTGTTGAAAAATCCGTATTTCAGCAGCTTGCAGGATCAATTCAAAAATATTCCGGCATTTATTATAGCAAACGGGCCTTCGTTGGATAAACAGCTTCCCGAATTAAAAAAAATTGCGGGCAAAGGTTTGATCTTATGCTGTGAATCGGCGATTGTTCCATTGATGAAAAACGGCGTCGTACCGGATGCGATCTGTGTGCTGGAGCGGAACTCGAGAGATTATGTGTTCTACTTTGAACAAGCCGAATATCCGCGGAATATGGCTTTGCTTGCGTTTTCGGGAGCCGATCCGAGAATCTTCTCCTCCTTTGCCGGTCCGAAAATCCCCGTTTTTCGTCAGGAACACAGCAGTCAATTTGTCAATCGGCTGATCGGCGATGGAAGCGGGCTTTACGGCGGCACCAGTGTGGCCCATTTTGCCTACGAGGCTGCGGTATTTATGGGAGCGAACCCGATCGTGCTGGTCGGGCAGGATCTTGCCTATGATACCGACGGAACGACCCACAGCAGACAATCGATCTATTCGGAGGAAAGGCTGAAGGATATCGTCGAAAAACTCAAATCCGAGCCTGTGATCTTTGTGGAAAGCAATGACGGCAAACAGATTGCCACAAACAAGATTTGGTATGAATTCAAAATGATCTTCGAGCAGATGATCGCGCAGACTTCACAGGCTGCGGTCATTAATACGACGGAAAGCGGGGCCAAAATCCAAGGAACGGTTTGCATGAAGCTGGCGGATGCGATTGAGCAATACTGCAGGAATCGTCCGCCCTTTAGTCTGGATGCGTTGATTCGCGACAATAAGGCGAATTTGGATTGGACGGCAAGAAAAAATAAATTGCGGGATCTGCAGGCGGAGCTGAAAAAATACATCGCCGTTTACCGTGCACTTGGCAAGCAGGCCGCTCAAAGCATGGCAAGGTGCGAACGGTGGATCTCTTTGTCGGAGCAGGCCGATTTTTCCGCGGTTCGCCAACAGCTTCGTGAAGTCTATGAAAATAATTTCAAAGAAATTTTTCAATTTATGTCTCCCCATTTGCATCCCCAATATTTCCAGACCTTCTTTTTGTACGGTTGCTATCGGATGAACGAGCTTGGATCGCTCAAGACATCGTTTGACATGATTGCAGCCATTCAAATTCAATATGAAGTCTTTGATCATTTCAACAGTGTTTGCCGAAGTTTGGCAAGCAATCTGCAGATTGATTGCGACAAGATCGTTTCTATGGAATTCGCTCTTGAATGA
- a CDS encoding class I SAM-dependent methyltransferase encodes MKGQLAELLGHIRKEAAGLNSVLWSQEELMETQYKVSRFHQIIKAMMNQIPINLYWYQQFGWKKFVPNPEKIAEQEKKEAIHEETRRLKEWMEVDLSLFGFYLSFKKLVNQETIMQKLGACGFRDLKRTHVLDVGCGDGWWLSKFLDWGAMPERLTGTEFSKSILDLARNSSPPGMNWLETYPNELPVGDNRFDIIVSFGMLMHILDEFMLRQTGREMLRVLSDDGIIIAANLHKDAEKQLEPFLSYTTKGLGLTELMETFPDCQIEFEELPQYGMAVIRKQKTKRKEIRSNGT; translated from the coding sequence ATGAAGGGTCAACTGGCAGAACTGCTGGGGCATATACGAAAAGAAGCCGCAGGCTTAAATTCCGTCCTGTGGTCCCAGGAAGAACTCATGGAAACCCAATATAAAGTCTCCCGCTTTCATCAAATCATCAAGGCGATGATGAATCAGATTCCTATTAATTTATATTGGTATCAACAATTCGGATGGAAAAAGTTTGTACCGAATCCGGAAAAGATTGCCGAGCAAGAGAAGAAGGAAGCGATTCACGAAGAGACAAGACGATTGAAGGAGTGGATGGAGGTTGATTTGAGCCTTTTCGGTTTTTACTTATCATTCAAAAAACTTGTGAATCAAGAAACAATTATGCAAAAACTTGGGGCATGTGGCTTCCGTGATCTGAAGCGGACTCATGTACTGGATGTAGGCTGTGGGGACGGTTGGTGGCTGAGCAAGTTTCTGGATTGGGGGGCGATGCCCGAAAGACTAACCGGTACGGAATTTTCGAAATCAATTCTGGACTTGGCCAGGAACTCGTCACCGCCCGGAATGAACTGGCTGGAAACCTATCCCAATGAGCTTCCTGTTGGGGATAACCGGTTTGACATCATTGTGAGCTTCGGTATGCTGATGCATATTTTGGATGAATTCATGCTGCGACAAACCGGCCGGGAAATGCTGAGAGTGCTTTCCGATGATGGAATCATCATTGCTGCCAATCTGCATAAAGACGCAGAAAAGCAATTGGAACCGTTTCTGTCCTATACCACTAAGGGTCTGGGATTGACGGAACTGATGGAAACATTCCCGGATTGTCAGATCGAATTTGAAGAGCTTCCGCAATACGGGATGGCTGTCATCCGCAAACAAAAAACGAAGCGAAAGGAAATTCGTTCAAATGGGACGTAA
- a CDS encoding S-Ena type endospore appendage — MNVGRPCKFKKKRFRRVRTTLEKICGRIFQACDSEPKVYFRAVDQRPSAVIQVENKSACTMKAVVQLNDNRSFTQIIEREQQVSIDVPSIQYLKIECDGDTGGYCRGFYTLCLRRKVRC, encoded by the coding sequence GTGAACGTCGGCCGTCCTTGCAAATTCAAAAAAAAACGCTTTCGAAGAGTCCGAACAACGCTTGAAAAAATATGCGGCCGGATATTTCAAGCCTGCGACTCAGAGCCCAAAGTTTATTTCAGAGCTGTCGATCAACGACCCTCCGCGGTCATACAGGTGGAAAACAAATCCGCTTGCACAATGAAAGCCGTCGTCCAGCTGAATGACAACCGCAGCTTTACGCAGATCATCGAACGGGAGCAGCAGGTTTCCATCGATGTCCCTTCCATCCAATATTTGAAAATTGAGTGCGATGGGGATACAGGCGGCTACTGCAGGGGATTTTATACGTTATGTTTGCGCCGCAAAGTAAGATGTTGA
- a CDS encoding S-Ena type endospore appendage, whose product MCGSSCNTGICCGIHENLVQDCVECRWVIYDQTPQVIYQSSEIVSASGSIEQSSSTAGMTQVTMTFSIGETVIKNFTLTNRQCLAFTVIGFDTITLHGNGVSPLESASGRLCITPRYPAF is encoded by the coding sequence ATGTGCGGCTCAAGCTGTAATACTGGAATTTGTTGCGGAATTCATGAAAATCTGGTGCAAGATTGCGTGGAATGCAGATGGGTGATCTATGACCAGACTCCTCAGGTCATTTATCAGTCGAGTGAAATCGTCTCCGCCTCCGGATCGATCGAGCAATCCAGCAGTACCGCGGGCATGACCCAGGTTACGATGACATTCTCGATAGGCGAAACTGTCATAAAGAATTTTACGTTGACCAACCGACAATGTTTGGCTTTTACGGTGATCGGATTCGACACGATTACATTACACGGAAATGGCGTTTCACCATTGGAAAGTGCTTCCGGAAGGCTCTGCATCACCCCAAGATATCCGGCGTTTTAG
- a CDS encoding aldo/keto reductase, which produces MKLGLGTVQFGLDYGVSNKKGKTPPEEAYDILEAAHRLGIRVLDTAALYGSSEETLGHCLLPHHNFSIITKTPQFSSPTLAPFDAKLLVDTFHQSLTRMRQKSIYGLLIHQADDLLKDNGHLLAETMVRLKQSGFVEKIGVSVYTGAQIDRILELYPVDIIQLPLNILDQRLLLSGHLSKLKKSGIEIHARSVFLQGLLLMNPAHLPEYFSPVKKHLEHFQLSMRRIGISPKQAALQFVMGIKEIDTVLCGVNNRAQLLELSNLARLPSEPLVPERFSISDDTILNPSKWRIDTHS; this is translated from the coding sequence ATGAAGCTGGGTCTCGGGACCGTTCAATTCGGATTGGATTACGGGGTTTCGAACAAGAAGGGTAAAACGCCTCCGGAAGAGGCGTACGATATTCTGGAAGCCGCCCATCGGCTGGGGATTCGGGTCCTTGATACAGCCGCTCTTTATGGCAGCAGCGAAGAAACGCTGGGACATTGCCTCCTGCCTCATCACAACTTTAGCATCATCACAAAAACGCCGCAATTTTCCTCTCCGACTCTTGCCCCTTTTGACGCGAAGCTGCTGGTAGACACTTTTCACCAATCTTTAACGAGAATGAGGCAGAAATCGATTTATGGCCTGCTCATCCATCAAGCGGATGATTTATTGAAAGATAACGGACATTTGTTGGCGGAAACCATGGTTCGGCTCAAACAAAGCGGGTTCGTCGAAAAAATAGGAGTTTCCGTTTATACGGGCGCGCAGATTGACCGCATATTGGAGCTTTATCCTGTTGACATCATTCAACTGCCGCTCAATATTTTGGATCAGCGCCTGCTGCTCAGCGGCCACTTGAGCAAGCTCAAAAAGTCCGGTATCGAAATTCACGCCCGTTCCGTGTTTCTGCAAGGCCTGCTGCTCATGAATCCCGCACATCTCCCTGAATATTTCAGTCCCGTAAAAAAACATCTTGAACATTTCCAACTTTCCATGCGCCGAATCGGAATATCCCCGAAACAAGCGGCACTGCAGTTTGTGATGGGAATCAAGGAAATCGATACCGTTCTGTGCGGGGTCAACAATCGCGCTCAGCTCTTGGAATTATCGAACCTTGCAAGACTTCCGTCGGAGCCATTGGTTCCGGAACGCTTCTCGATATCGGACGACACGATCTTGAACCCTTCCAAGTGGCGAATTGACACTCATTCATGA